One window of the Anguilla rostrata isolate EN2019 chromosome 13, ASM1855537v3, whole genome shotgun sequence genome contains the following:
- the cntn3b gene encoding contactin-3 isoform X2, which yields MMLLWKRLVLLSIIGCLTGYAEDEMFQGPTWRMEPSDLVLPIDSPDQEITITCEAAGTPAPQYRWSLNGTLIDLGSDYRRHMSGGSLIINGLDRNQDMGTYQCIAFNPRGTILSRKANLQFAYIENFKTQTRSAVSVREGQGVVLLCGPPPHSGELTFAWVFNEYPYFVQQDSRRFVSQETGNLYIAKVEPSDVGNYTCVVINSITKGKVLSSPTPLVLRTDGAMGEYEPKIELHFPDTVPAAKGSVVKLECFALGNPVPEITWRRTNGVPFPGKVKMRKSNAVLEIPSFQQDDMGTYECIAENSRGKNTARGRLSFHAKPHWTQTTRNTALSIEESLYWECKANGKPKPSYSWLKNGETLHTEGRVQIENGALSISSLNLSDAGMYQCVAENKHGIIYSTAELMVLASSPTFSKHPLQSLLKARSGSEVTLECKPQASPKAISLWKKGNEILRRSERIALLPDGTLRISNVTKKDGGSYTCVARNQFGVASTTGRLLITEPTRITQGPTNMEIIVGESIVLPCQIACDPALDVSFTWAFNGQLIDFNKDGDHFERVGGIIAGDLMIRNIQLNHGGKYVCIIDTDVESLSAAAILIVKGPPSAPDSVAVEEITDSTAQLSWSPGRDNGSPITGYIIQARTPFTVGWQAVDTVPEAIDGNTLTATVVDLNAWVEYEFRVVARNSVGMGEPSPPSIKTRTEDAVPDTAPTDVGGGGGTKSELVITWEPVPEELQNGEGFGYIIAFRSLGAVTWTRAVISTPGLARYVYRNDSIPPFSPFDVKVGAYNNRGEGPFSSIATVFSAEEVPSIGPERVVARSISASQIEVAWAALPPISERVLGYEVIYWEDDTKPETVGKMRISGNYSSLNVSGLKGSSQYFLAVSAFNTAGTGPQSGSVNATTKKPPPGQPPLNIEWTLIGSQLTLHWDPVIALETESEVTGYQVSYRRQRHGDVNAITTNRTTAELTLSANDDYLVQVKALSEGGEGVGSEPIHIHKLSMGARGSGASESISLCLALLFITVVSTFRSSFI from the exons ATGGTCCCTAAACGGAACGCTCATCGATCTCGGAAGTGACTACCGGCGTCACATGTCTGGGGGCAGCCTGATCATTAATGGTCTGGACAGAAACCAAGATATGGGAACATATCAGTGCATTGCTTTCAACCCACGAGGAACCATTCTTAGCAGGAAAGCAAATCTACAGTTTGCAT acatAGAAAATTTTAAAACCCAAACAAGGAGTGCTGTCTCAGTTCGAGAAGGACAAGGGGTAGTTTTGTTATGTGGGCCACCTCCACATTCTGGAG AGCTTACTTTTGCATGGGTCTTCAATGAGTACCCATATTTTGTCCAACAAGACAGTCGTCGCTTTGTGTCTCAGGAAACAGGGAATCTGTACATTGCAAAGGTGGAGCCCTCGGATGTGGGCAACTACACCTGTGTGGTGATCAACAGTATCACGAAAGGAAAAGTCCTCAGTTCCCCTACACCTCTGGTCCTGAGGACAGATG GAGCAATGGGCGAATACGAGCCAAAAATAGAACTCCACTTCCCAGACACCGTTCCGGCTGCAAAGGGGTCGGTAGTTAAACTGGAGTGCTTCGCTCTGGGAAA CCCAGTCCCCGAAATAACCTGGAGGAGAACAAACGGGGTTCCGTTTCCAGGCAAAGTGAAAATGAGGAAATCCAATGCTGTCCTGGAAATCCCCAGTTTTCAGCAGGATGACATGGGGACTTACGAGTGCATAGCGGAGAACAGCAGGGGCAAGAACACGGCACGTGGCCGTCTCTCCTTCCATG CAAAACCCCATTGGACCCAGACAACGAGAAACACAGCTCTGTCGATTGAGGAGAGCCTCTACTGGGAGTGCAAAGCCAATGGGAAACCTAAACCTTCATACAGTTGGCTGAAGAATGGGGAGACTCTACACACTGAG GGCCGAGTGCAAATCGAAAATGGAGCCCTTTCGATATCGTCTCTAAACCTGTCAGATGCTGGGATGTAtcaatgtgtggctgaaaacaaacacggCATTATTTATTCTACTGCTGAGCTAATGGTGTTAG CCTCGTCACCCACTTTCTCCAAGCACCCATTACAGTCATTGCTTAAAGCACGCTCAGGCAGTGAGGTCACCCTAGAGTGCAAGCCCCAAGCTTCACCCAAAGCAATTAGCTTGTGGAAGAAGGGGAATGAGATTCTGCGCAGAAGTGAAAG AATCGCTCTCCTTCCTGATGGAACTCTGAGGATCTCCAATGTCACCAAGAAGGATGGCGGGAGCTACACCTGTGTAGCCAGAAACCAGTTTGGAGTTGCAAGCACAACTGGGAGACTGCTAATCACTG AGCCAACAAGGATCACTCAGGGCCCAACGAACATGGAGATCATTGTAGGGGAGAGCATTGTGCTGCCCTGCCAGATTGCCTGTGACCCAGCCCTTGATGTGTCCTTCACTTGGGCTTTTAATGGACAGCTTATTGACTTCAACAAGGATGGGGATCATTTTGAAAGAGTCGGAGGG aTTATTGCTGGCGATTTGATGATCAGAAACATACAGCTGAATCACGGTGGAAAGTACGTCTGCATCATTGATACAGATGTGGAGAGTTTGTCAGCTGCTGCAATCTTGATTGTGAAAG GTCCTCCAAGCGCTCCGGACAGTGTAGCAGTGGAGGAgatcacagacagcacagcccagctctCCTGGAGTCCTGGCAGAGATAATGGAAGCCCCATCACCGGCTACATCATCCAGGCGAGGACCCCGTTTACTGTGGGATGGCAGGCGGTTGATACAG TTCCGGAAGCCATTGACGGAAACACTCTGACGGCGACTGTGGTGGATCTGAATGCCTGGGTGGAGTATGAGTTCAGGGTGGTGGCCAGAAACAGTGTGGGAATGGGGGAGCCCAGCCCTCCTTCCATCAAGACTAGGACAGAGGATGCTG TCCCTGATACAGCTCCCACGGACGTCGGAGGCGGGGGTGGCACCAAATCAGAATTAGTAATAACATGGGAG CCCGTGCCCGAGGAACTGCAAAATGGCGAGGGCTTTGGGTACATCATTGCCTTCCGTTCCCTGGGCGCGGTTACCTGGACGCGCGCTGTCATCTCAACCCCTGGGCTGGCCCGCTACGTGTACAGAAACGACAGCATCCCGCCGTTCTCTCCTTTCGACGTTAAGGTTGGAGCGTACAAcaacagaggggaggggccctTCAGTTCAATAGCCACAGTGTTCTCTGCAGAGGAAG TGCCAAGCATCGGTCCTGAGAGAGTTGTGGCTAGAAGTATTTCTGCATCGCAAATTGAAGTAGCCTGGGCAGCCTTGCCTCCGATTTCGGAAAGAGTCCTTGGATACGAG GTGATATATTGGGAAGATGATACCAAGCCTGAAACTGTGGGGAAAATGAGAATCTCTGGAAATTACTCTTCCCTTAACGTCAGTGGGCTCAAAGGAAGCAGTCAGTATTTTTTAGCCGTCAGTGCTTTTAACACTGCCGGAACTGGCCCTCAGTCCGGGTCTGTCAACGCCACCACTAAAAAGCCAC CCCCAGGACAGCCCCCACTGAATATAGAGtggactctgattggctctcagcTCACCCTTCACTGGGATCCTGTCATTGCCTTGGAGACCGAGTCAGAAGTCACTGGATACCAA GTCTCATACAGAAGACAGCGACATGGTGATGTGAACGCAATCACCACTAACAGAACTACAGCAGAACTGACCCTTTCTGCCAATGACGACTATCTCGTCCAGGTCAAAGCCTTAagtgaaggaggagagggagtagGAAGTGAACCTATCCATATTCACAAATTAA gCATGGGTGCGCGAGGCTCAGGAGCATCGGAGTCCATCTCCCTTTGCCTTGCACTGCTCTTCATCACAGTCGTCTCCACATTCAGGTCCAGTTTCATCTGA
- the cntn3b gene encoding contactin-3 isoform X1: protein MMLLWKRLVLLSIIGCLTGYAEDEMFQGPTWRMEPSDLVLPIDSPDQEITITCEAAGTPAPQYRWSLNGTLIDLGSDYRRHMSGGSLIINGLDRNQDMGTYQCIAFNPRGTILSRKANLQFAYIENFKTQTRSAVSVREGQGVVLLCGPPPHSGELTFAWVFNEYPYFVQQDSRRFVSQETGNLYIAKVEPSDVGNYTCVVINSITKGKVLSSPTPLVLRTDGAMGEYEPKIELHFPDTVPAAKGSVVKLECFALGNPVPEITWRRTNGVPFPGKVKMRKSNAVLEIPSFQQDDMGTYECIAENSRGKNTARGRLSFHAKPHWTQTTRNTALSIEESLYWECKANGKPKPSYSWLKNGETLHTEIAVSNLQGRVQIENGALSISSLNLSDAGMYQCVAENKHGIIYSTAELMVLASSPTFSKHPLQSLLKARSGSEVTLECKPQASPKAISLWKKGNEILRRSERIALLPDGTLRISNVTKKDGGSYTCVARNQFGVASTTGRLLITEPTRITQGPTNMEIIVGESIVLPCQIACDPALDVSFTWAFNGQLIDFNKDGDHFERVGGIIAGDLMIRNIQLNHGGKYVCIIDTDVESLSAAAILIVKGPPSAPDSVAVEEITDSTAQLSWSPGRDNGSPITGYIIQARTPFTVGWQAVDTVPEAIDGNTLTATVVDLNAWVEYEFRVVARNSVGMGEPSPPSIKTRTEDAVPDTAPTDVGGGGGTKSELVITWEPVPEELQNGEGFGYIIAFRSLGAVTWTRAVISTPGLARYVYRNDSIPPFSPFDVKVGAYNNRGEGPFSSIATVFSAEEVPSIGPERVVARSISASQIEVAWAALPPISERVLGYEVIYWEDDTKPETVGKMRISGNYSSLNVSGLKGSSQYFLAVSAFNTAGTGPQSGSVNATTKKPPPGQPPLNIEWTLIGSQLTLHWDPVIALETESEVTGYQVSYRRQRHGDVNAITTNRTTAELTLSANDDYLVQVKALSEGGEGVGSEPIHIHKLSMGARGSGASESISLCLALLFITVVSTFRSSFI from the exons ATGGTCCCTAAACGGAACGCTCATCGATCTCGGAAGTGACTACCGGCGTCACATGTCTGGGGGCAGCCTGATCATTAATGGTCTGGACAGAAACCAAGATATGGGAACATATCAGTGCATTGCTTTCAACCCACGAGGAACCATTCTTAGCAGGAAAGCAAATCTACAGTTTGCAT acatAGAAAATTTTAAAACCCAAACAAGGAGTGCTGTCTCAGTTCGAGAAGGACAAGGGGTAGTTTTGTTATGTGGGCCACCTCCACATTCTGGAG AGCTTACTTTTGCATGGGTCTTCAATGAGTACCCATATTTTGTCCAACAAGACAGTCGTCGCTTTGTGTCTCAGGAAACAGGGAATCTGTACATTGCAAAGGTGGAGCCCTCGGATGTGGGCAACTACACCTGTGTGGTGATCAACAGTATCACGAAAGGAAAAGTCCTCAGTTCCCCTACACCTCTGGTCCTGAGGACAGATG GAGCAATGGGCGAATACGAGCCAAAAATAGAACTCCACTTCCCAGACACCGTTCCGGCTGCAAAGGGGTCGGTAGTTAAACTGGAGTGCTTCGCTCTGGGAAA CCCAGTCCCCGAAATAACCTGGAGGAGAACAAACGGGGTTCCGTTTCCAGGCAAAGTGAAAATGAGGAAATCCAATGCTGTCCTGGAAATCCCCAGTTTTCAGCAGGATGACATGGGGACTTACGAGTGCATAGCGGAGAACAGCAGGGGCAAGAACACGGCACGTGGCCGTCTCTCCTTCCATG CAAAACCCCATTGGACCCAGACAACGAGAAACACAGCTCTGTCGATTGAGGAGAGCCTCTACTGGGAGTGCAAAGCCAATGGGAAACCTAAACCTTCATACAGTTGGCTGAAGAATGGGGAGACTCTACACACTGAG ATTGCTGTGTCTAATTTACAGGGCCGAGTGCAAATCGAAAATGGAGCCCTTTCGATATCGTCTCTAAACCTGTCAGATGCTGGGATGTAtcaatgtgtggctgaaaacaaacacggCATTATTTATTCTACTGCTGAGCTAATGGTGTTAG CCTCGTCACCCACTTTCTCCAAGCACCCATTACAGTCATTGCTTAAAGCACGCTCAGGCAGTGAGGTCACCCTAGAGTGCAAGCCCCAAGCTTCACCCAAAGCAATTAGCTTGTGGAAGAAGGGGAATGAGATTCTGCGCAGAAGTGAAAG AATCGCTCTCCTTCCTGATGGAACTCTGAGGATCTCCAATGTCACCAAGAAGGATGGCGGGAGCTACACCTGTGTAGCCAGAAACCAGTTTGGAGTTGCAAGCACAACTGGGAGACTGCTAATCACTG AGCCAACAAGGATCACTCAGGGCCCAACGAACATGGAGATCATTGTAGGGGAGAGCATTGTGCTGCCCTGCCAGATTGCCTGTGACCCAGCCCTTGATGTGTCCTTCACTTGGGCTTTTAATGGACAGCTTATTGACTTCAACAAGGATGGGGATCATTTTGAAAGAGTCGGAGGG aTTATTGCTGGCGATTTGATGATCAGAAACATACAGCTGAATCACGGTGGAAAGTACGTCTGCATCATTGATACAGATGTGGAGAGTTTGTCAGCTGCTGCAATCTTGATTGTGAAAG GTCCTCCAAGCGCTCCGGACAGTGTAGCAGTGGAGGAgatcacagacagcacagcccagctctCCTGGAGTCCTGGCAGAGATAATGGAAGCCCCATCACCGGCTACATCATCCAGGCGAGGACCCCGTTTACTGTGGGATGGCAGGCGGTTGATACAG TTCCGGAAGCCATTGACGGAAACACTCTGACGGCGACTGTGGTGGATCTGAATGCCTGGGTGGAGTATGAGTTCAGGGTGGTGGCCAGAAACAGTGTGGGAATGGGGGAGCCCAGCCCTCCTTCCATCAAGACTAGGACAGAGGATGCTG TCCCTGATACAGCTCCCACGGACGTCGGAGGCGGGGGTGGCACCAAATCAGAATTAGTAATAACATGGGAG CCCGTGCCCGAGGAACTGCAAAATGGCGAGGGCTTTGGGTACATCATTGCCTTCCGTTCCCTGGGCGCGGTTACCTGGACGCGCGCTGTCATCTCAACCCCTGGGCTGGCCCGCTACGTGTACAGAAACGACAGCATCCCGCCGTTCTCTCCTTTCGACGTTAAGGTTGGAGCGTACAAcaacagaggggaggggccctTCAGTTCAATAGCCACAGTGTTCTCTGCAGAGGAAG TGCCAAGCATCGGTCCTGAGAGAGTTGTGGCTAGAAGTATTTCTGCATCGCAAATTGAAGTAGCCTGGGCAGCCTTGCCTCCGATTTCGGAAAGAGTCCTTGGATACGAG GTGATATATTGGGAAGATGATACCAAGCCTGAAACTGTGGGGAAAATGAGAATCTCTGGAAATTACTCTTCCCTTAACGTCAGTGGGCTCAAAGGAAGCAGTCAGTATTTTTTAGCCGTCAGTGCTTTTAACACTGCCGGAACTGGCCCTCAGTCCGGGTCTGTCAACGCCACCACTAAAAAGCCAC CCCCAGGACAGCCCCCACTGAATATAGAGtggactctgattggctctcagcTCACCCTTCACTGGGATCCTGTCATTGCCTTGGAGACCGAGTCAGAAGTCACTGGATACCAA GTCTCATACAGAAGACAGCGACATGGTGATGTGAACGCAATCACCACTAACAGAACTACAGCAGAACTGACCCTTTCTGCCAATGACGACTATCTCGTCCAGGTCAAAGCCTTAagtgaaggaggagagggagtagGAAGTGAACCTATCCATATTCACAAATTAA gCATGGGTGCGCGAGGCTCAGGAGCATCGGAGTCCATCTCCCTTTGCCTTGCACTGCTCTTCATCACAGTCGTCTCCACATTCAGGTCCAGTTTCATCTGA